From Erwinia pyri, a single genomic window includes:
- the hemG gene encoding menaquinone-dependent protoporphyrinogen IX dehydrogenase, with protein MKALILFSSRDGQTREIAAYIANQIKEQQECDVLNILHASSVNWAEYDRVLIGASIRYGHFHPAVTKFVKQHLLQIKERESGFFSVNLTARKPEKRTPQTNAYTRKFLLQSPWEPDCCAVFAGALRYPRYGFFDRIMIQLIMRMTGGETDASKEVEYTDWVQVERFAHEFAALSGKVKVKEAL; from the coding sequence ATGAAAGCGTTAATCCTTTTTTCCAGCCGTGATGGCCAGACGCGTGAAATCGCGGCTTATATAGCTAACCAGATAAAAGAGCAGCAGGAGTGTGACGTACTGAATATCCTGCACGCTTCATCCGTGAACTGGGCGGAGTACGATCGTGTGCTGATTGGCGCCTCTATACGCTACGGGCACTTCCATCCCGCCGTGACCAAATTCGTCAAACAGCATTTGCTACAGATAAAGGAAAGGGAGAGCGGCTTCTTTTCGGTGAACCTTACCGCGCGTAAACCTGAGAAGCGTACGCCACAGACCAATGCCTACACGCGCAAGTTCCTGCTGCAGTCTCCCTGGGAGCCTGACTGCTGTGCTGTCTTCGCGGGTGCACTGCGTTATCCGCGTTATGGTTTCTTCGACCGCATCATGATTCAGCTTATTATGCGTATGACCGGCGGCGAGACGGATGCCAGTAAAGAAGTCGAGTATACAGATTGGGTTCAGGTAGAGCGCTTTGCCCATGAATTTGCTGCATTATCAGGCAAAGTGAAGGTAAAAGAGGCGCTTTGA
- the pepQ gene encoding Xaa-Pro dipeptidase: MESLVTLYQDHLKTLQARAQQVLERNKLDALLIHSGELLTVFLDDHTYPFKVNPQFKAWLPVTAVPNCWLWVDGVNKPRLWFYSPVDYWHNVEPLPQSFWTDEIEIVALKNAEEIAQLLPAQRDNVAYIGPVPARAAQFGINSDRTNPKAVLDFLHYHRSYKTDYELYCLREAQKTAVIGHRAAKEAFLSGMSEFDINNAYLSATGHRDTDVPYGNIIALNEHAAVLHYTKLDHLPPEQTRSFLIDAGTEYNGYAADLTRTYAAQPDSDYAQLIKEMNQEELALIGTLKAGVRYSEYHQQMHQRIAKLLLKHQLVKGISEEALVAEDITGPFMPHGLGHPLGLQVHDVAGFMQDDSGTHLAAPQQYPYLRCTRILEPRMVVTIEPGIYFIDSLLAPWRESQFSQHFNWDRIDALKPYGGIRIEDNVIIREQGVENMTRDLKLE, encoded by the coding sequence ATGGAATCGTTAGTCACCCTTTATCAGGACCATCTGAAAACACTACAGGCACGGGCTCAGCAGGTGTTGGAGCGTAACAAGCTGGATGCCCTGCTGATCCATTCAGGAGAGCTGCTCACCGTTTTCCTCGACGATCATACCTATCCCTTTAAAGTGAATCCCCAGTTTAAAGCCTGGCTGCCGGTCACCGCCGTGCCGAACTGCTGGCTGTGGGTGGATGGCGTTAACAAACCCAGGCTGTGGTTCTATTCGCCGGTGGATTACTGGCACAATGTGGAGCCTCTGCCGCAGAGCTTCTGGACGGATGAGATTGAGATCGTTGCGCTGAAAAATGCCGAAGAGATCGCTCAGCTGTTACCTGCCCAACGCGATAACGTCGCTTATATCGGCCCGGTGCCAGCACGCGCCGCCCAGTTCGGTATCAATAGTGACCGGACCAACCCCAAAGCAGTGCTCGATTTCCTGCATTATCATCGTTCTTACAAGACCGATTATGAGCTTTACTGCCTGCGCGAAGCGCAGAAAACCGCGGTGATCGGTCATCGGGCAGCGAAAGAGGCGTTCCTCTCCGGGATGAGCGAGTTTGATATCAACAACGCTTACCTCAGCGCAACCGGTCATCGTGATACCGATGTCCCTTACGGCAATATCATCGCGCTTAATGAGCATGCCGCCGTACTGCACTACACCAAACTGGATCATCTTCCGCCAGAGCAGACGCGCAGTTTCCTGATTGATGCCGGAACGGAATATAACGGTTATGCGGCGGATCTGACCCGTACTTATGCAGCGCAGCCTGACAGTGACTATGCTCAGCTGATTAAAGAGATGAATCAGGAAGAGCTGGCGCTGATTGGCACCCTGAAGGCGGGCGTGCGCTACAGCGAATATCATCAGCAAATGCATCAGCGTATTGCGAAACTGCTGCTTAAACATCAGTTGGTAAAAGGCATAAGTGAAGAAGCGCTGGTGGCAGAAGATATTACCGGGCCCTTTATGCCGCACGGTCTTGGTCATCCTCTGGGCCTGCAGGTACACGATGTTGCCGGATTTATGCAGGACGACAGCGGCACCCATCTGGCCGCGCCGCAGCAATATCCTTATCTGCGCTGCACGCGTATTCTTGAGCCGCGGATGGTCGTGACCATTGAACCTGGTATTTACTTTATCGATTCACTGCTGGCCCCATGGCGCGAAAGTCAATTCAGTCAGCATTTCAACTGGGATCGTATTGATGCGCTCAAGCCCTATGGCGGCATCCGTATTGAGGATAATGTGATTATCCGCGAGCAGGGCGTGGAAAACATGACCCGTGACCTGAAGCTGGAGTGA
- the fadA gene encoding acetyl-CoA C-acyltransferase FadA, whose product MEKVVIVDAVRTPMGRSKGGAYRHVRAEDLSAHLMRSLLSRNPALEANQLDDIYWGCVQQTLEQGFNIGRNAALLAEIPHSVPATTVNRLCGSSMQALHDAARAIMVGDSAACLIGGVEHMGHVPMSHGVDFHPGLSKTVAKAAGMMGLTAEMLARIHGISREQQDAFAARSHQRAWAATQAGHFASEIVPTSGHDADGVLRRYDFDEVIRPDTTAEGLAALRPAFDPVNGTVTAGSSSALSDGAAAMLIMSETRARELGLKPRAYVRSMAVVGCDPSIMGYGPVPASQLALKRAGLSVTDIGVFELNEAFAAQTLPCIKDLGLLEVMDEKVNLNGGAIALGHPLGCSGARIGTTLLNLMERGDCQFGLATMCIGLGQGIATVFERV is encoded by the coding sequence ATGGAAAAAGTCGTCATTGTTGATGCAGTCCGCACGCCAATGGGTCGTTCTAAAGGGGGCGCTTATCGTCACGTTCGTGCGGAAGATCTTTCGGCCCATCTGATGCGCAGCCTGCTAAGCCGTAATCCGGCGCTGGAAGCAAACCAGCTGGATGACATCTACTGGGGTTGCGTGCAGCAGACGCTGGAACAGGGTTTTAATATTGGCCGTAATGCCGCTCTGCTGGCTGAAATTCCGCATAGCGTCCCGGCAACCACCGTAAACCGCCTGTGCGGTTCCTCAATGCAGGCCCTGCATGATGCGGCACGCGCTATTATGGTTGGCGATTCGGCGGCCTGCCTGATCGGCGGTGTTGAGCATATGGGCCACGTGCCGATGAGCCACGGCGTTGATTTTCATCCCGGGCTGAGCAAAACCGTCGCTAAAGCGGCTGGCATGATGGGGCTTACCGCAGAGATGCTGGCGCGCATCCATGGCATCAGCCGTGAGCAACAGGATGCCTTCGCCGCGCGCTCTCACCAGCGCGCCTGGGCCGCTACGCAGGCCGGGCACTTTGCCAGTGAAATTGTGCCAACCAGCGGACATGATGCTGATGGCGTGCTTCGTCGCTATGATTTTGATGAGGTTATTCGCCCGGATACTACCGCAGAAGGGCTGGCAGCCTTGCGCCCTGCCTTCGATCCGGTCAACGGAACGGTAACGGCGGGCAGCTCTTCGGCACTCTCCGATGGGGCAGCAGCGATGCTTATCATGAGCGAAACCCGCGCCCGGGAGCTGGGCCTGAAACCTCGTGCTTACGTTCGCTCCATGGCCGTGGTGGGCTGCGATCCTTCCATCATGGGCTACGGGCCGGTTCCCGCTTCACAGCTGGCGTTAAAACGAGCGGGATTGTCGGTAACGGATATCGGTGTGTTTGAACTGAATGAAGCGTTTGCTGCCCAGACGCTGCCTTGCATCAAGGATCTGGGGCTGCTTGAAGTGATGGATGAAAAGGTTAACCTCAATGGTGGCGCTATTGCGCTGGGACATCCTCTGGGCTGTTCAGGCGCGCGGATCGGCACCACGCTGTTGAATCTGATGGAAAGAGGGGATTGCCAGTTTGGCCTGGCAACGATGTGCATCGGCTTAGGTCAGGGGATTGCCACCGTCTTTGAAAGAGTCTGA
- the ubiD gene encoding 4-hydroxy-3-polyprenylbenzoate decarboxylase, which translates to MKYHDLRDFLALLEQRGELKRIKQEIDPDLEMTEIADRTLRAGGPALLFENPKGYDMPVLCNLFGTPDRVAMGMGQKDVSALRDVGRLLAFLKEPEPPRGFRDFFDKMPQWKQVLNMPTKRLRDAPCQQQIWQGDDVDLHKIPVMKCWPEDAAPLITWGLTVTRGPHKERQNLGIYRQQVIGKNKLIMRWLSHRGGALDFQEWGQHHPGERFPVSVALGADPATILGAVTPVPDSLSEYAFAGLLRGTKTEVVKCVSNDLEVPASAEIVLEGYIEAGEMAPEGPYGDHTGYYNEVDSFPVFTVTHITQRRDAIYHSTYTGRPPDEPAVLGVALNEVFVPILQKQFPEIVDFYLPPEGCSYRLAVVTMKKQYAGHAKRVMMGVWSFLRQFMYTKFVIVCDDDVNARDWNDVIWAITTRMDPARDTVLVENTPIDYLDFASPVSGLGSKMGLDATNKWPGETTREWGRPIRKDPAVTARIDEIWDELGIFSETPARNSAPGK; encoded by the coding sequence ATGAAATACCACGACTTACGTGATTTCCTTGCGCTGCTTGAGCAACGCGGGGAACTCAAGCGCATTAAGCAAGAGATTGATCCCGATCTTGAGATGACCGAAATTGCCGACCGCACCCTGCGGGCTGGCGGCCCGGCCCTGCTGTTTGAAAACCCGAAAGGGTACGACATGCCGGTCTTGTGCAATCTGTTTGGCACCCCAGACCGGGTGGCGATGGGCATGGGGCAGAAAGATGTTTCGGCACTCCGTGACGTGGGTCGTCTGCTGGCATTTCTGAAAGAACCTGAACCTCCACGCGGTTTCCGTGATTTCTTCGATAAAATGCCGCAGTGGAAGCAGGTGCTGAACATGCCCACTAAGCGGCTGCGTGATGCCCCTTGTCAGCAGCAGATTTGGCAGGGCGATGACGTTGACCTGCATAAAATCCCGGTAATGAAATGCTGGCCAGAAGATGCGGCGCCCTTGATCACCTGGGGGCTGACCGTTACGCGGGGTCCCCATAAAGAGCGGCAGAACCTTGGCATCTATCGCCAGCAGGTGATCGGCAAGAATAAGCTGATTATGCGCTGGCTCTCTCATCGCGGCGGCGCGCTCGATTTCCAGGAGTGGGGCCAGCATCACCCGGGGGAAAGATTCCCGGTTTCGGTGGCGCTGGGTGCCGATCCGGCCACCATCCTCGGGGCGGTAACGCCCGTGCCGGACTCCCTGTCCGAGTATGCTTTTGCTGGCCTGCTGCGTGGTACTAAAACCGAAGTTGTGAAGTGCGTTTCTAACGATCTGGAAGTGCCAGCCAGTGCCGAAATCGTCCTGGAAGGCTATATAGAAGCGGGTGAAATGGCGCCGGAAGGTCCTTACGGCGATCACACCGGTTACTATAATGAAGTAGACAGCTTCCCGGTCTTTACCGTGACGCATATTACGCAGCGTCGTGATGCCATCTATCACTCCACCTATACCGGCCGTCCACCGGATGAACCTGCGGTGTTGGGCGTGGCGCTGAATGAAGTCTTCGTGCCTATTTTGCAAAAGCAGTTCCCGGAAATTGTCGACTTCTATCTGCCGCCTGAAGGCTGCTCCTACCGTCTGGCCGTCGTGACCATGAAAAAACAGTACGCGGGCCATGCCAAGCGCGTCATGATGGGGGTCTGGTCTTTCCTGCGGCAATTTATGTACACGAAATTTGTTATTGTCTGCGATGATGACGTTAACGCTCGTGACTGGAACGATGTTATCTGGGCGATCACTACGCGCATGGATCCGGCCAGGGACACCGTTTTGGTGGAAAATACGCCGATTGACTATCTTGACTTCGCCTCACCTGTTTCGGGGCTGGGATCAAAAATGGGTCTGGATGCAACCAACAAATGGCCTGGCGAAACGACGCGGGAGTGGGGACGTCCCATTCGCAAAGATCCTGCGGTCACCGCCCGTATCGATGAGATATGGGATGAGTTAGGCATCTTCAGTGAGACGCCTGCGCGCAACAGTGCGCCCGGCAAATAA
- a CDS encoding IMPACT family protein: MDAYDIPAELFSFSEEIKKSRFITLLAHTDGVAAARAFVQQIKNEHPTARHHCWAWVAGAPSDSQQLGFSDDGEPSGTAGKPMLAQLMGNHIGEITAVVVRYYGGIQLGTGGLVKAYGGGVQQALKQLPRVQKVPMLTFTLSCDYAQLAEIERMTARFNGQLLHSEFLACVSLTLALPHSQVAGFAQNLTDFSRGALTLTPLD, translated from the coding sequence ATGGACGCCTATGACATCCCCGCTGAGCTGTTCAGCTTCAGCGAGGAAATCAAAAAAAGCCGCTTTATCACGCTGTTGGCTCATACTGACGGTGTGGCAGCAGCCCGGGCTTTTGTTCAGCAGATCAAAAACGAACATCCCACCGCCCGCCATCATTGCTGGGCATGGGTAGCCGGTGCTCCTTCGGATTCACAGCAACTGGGGTTCTCTGATGACGGAGAGCCTTCCGGTACGGCGGGTAAACCGATGCTGGCGCAGCTGATGGGTAACCATATCGGGGAGATCACCGCCGTGGTGGTTCGTTATTACGGCGGTATTCAGCTGGGAACCGGCGGGCTGGTAAAAGCGTATGGCGGCGGAGTGCAACAGGCGCTGAAACAGCTGCCGCGCGTGCAGAAAGTCCCGATGCTCACTTTTACGCTCTCCTGTGACTATGCTCAGCTTGCAGAGATTGAAAGAATGACTGCCCGGTTCAACGGCCAGCTTTTACACAGTGAATTTTTAGCGTGCGTTTCATTAACGCTGGCCCTGCCGCATTCTCAGGTAGCGGGCTTTGCACAAAATCTCACAGACTTTAGCAGAGGGGCGCTGACGCTCACCCCGCTCGACTAA
- the trkH gene encoding Trk system potassium transporter TrkH — protein MHYRTITRIVGLLVILFSGTMIVPGLVALIYRDGAGRAFTQTFFMALLIGSLLWWPNRKQRKELKPREGFLIVVLFWTVLGSVGAMPFIFAEHPNLSVTDAFFESFSGLTTTGATTLVGLDSLPKAILFYRQMLQWLGGMGIIVLAVAILPILGVGGMQLYRAEMPGPLKDNKMRPRIAETAKTLWLIYVLLTVICALALWLAGMPLFDAIGHSFSTIAIGGFSTHDASIGYFNSPTINTIIAIFLLISGCNYGLHFSMFSGRNLRVYWRDPEFRMFIGVQLTLVIICTVMLWFHDVYHSGMQTLNQAFFQVVSMATTAGFTTDSIARWPLFLPVLLLCSAFIGGCAGSTGGGLKVIRILLLFKQGSRELKRLVHPNAVYTIKLGQRALPERILEAVWGFFSAYALVFLLSMLAIIATGVDDFSAFAAVAATLNNLGPGLGVVADNFTTMNDTAKWILILTMLFGRLEVFTLLVLFTPTFWRE, from the coding sequence ATGCATTATCGCACCATTACCCGCATCGTGGGGCTGCTGGTTATTTTGTTCTCGGGGACGATGATCGTGCCGGGCCTGGTCGCTCTGATCTACCGTGACGGTGCGGGCCGTGCATTTACCCAGACCTTCTTTATGGCGCTGCTCATCGGTTCACTGCTGTGGTGGCCTAACCGCAAACAGCGGAAAGAGTTAAAGCCGCGCGAAGGATTCCTGATCGTGGTGCTGTTCTGGACCGTGCTGGGCAGCGTGGGGGCTATGCCGTTTATCTTTGCTGAACATCCCAACCTCTCCGTAACGGACGCTTTCTTTGAATCCTTCTCCGGCCTGACCACCACCGGCGCTACCACGCTGGTGGGGCTGGATTCACTGCCCAAGGCCATTCTCTTTTACCGGCAAATGCTGCAGTGGCTGGGCGGAATGGGGATCATTGTGCTCGCGGTGGCTATCCTGCCGATTTTGGGGGTAGGGGGGATGCAGCTCTATCGCGCTGAAATGCCCGGCCCGCTGAAAGATAACAAGATGCGCCCCCGCATTGCAGAAACGGCTAAGACGCTATGGCTAATCTACGTTTTACTGACGGTGATTTGCGCGCTGGCGCTCTGGCTGGCCGGAATGCCGCTGTTTGACGCCATCGGGCACAGCTTCTCGACAATCGCCATCGGCGGATTCTCTACCCATGATGCGAGTATTGGCTACTTCAACAGCCCAACGATCAATACCATCATCGCCATCTTCCTGCTGATCTCCGGCTGTAATTATGGCCTGCATTTCTCAATGTTCAGCGGGCGCAATCTTCGCGTTTACTGGCGTGATCCGGAATTCCGCATGTTCATCGGGGTTCAGCTTACGCTGGTGATCATCTGCACGGTGATGCTCTGGTTCCATGATGTTTACCACAGCGGGATGCAGACGCTGAATCAGGCTTTCTTCCAGGTAGTTTCCATGGCGACGACCGCTGGCTTCACCACAGACAGCATTGCGCGCTGGCCGCTGTTCCTTCCTGTTCTGCTGCTCTGTTCTGCTTTTATTGGCGGCTGCGCCGGGTCGACCGGCGGGGGACTGAAGGTGATCCGTATCCTGCTGCTGTTCAAGCAGGGTTCTCGTGAGCTAAAGCGTCTGGTTCACCCGAATGCGGTATATACCATCAAGCTGGGCCAGCGCGCGCTGCCTGAACGGATCCTTGAAGCGGTCTGGGGCTTCTTCTCTGCTTACGCGTTGGTGTTCCTGCTGAGTATGCTGGCAATTATTGCGACCGGTGTGGATGACTTTTCCGCATTTGCTGCCGTGGCCGCCACCCTGAACAATCTTGGGCCGGGCTTAGGAGTAGTGGCGGATAACTTCACTACGATGAACGATACGGCGAAATGGATTTTAATCCTGACGATGCTTTTCGGTCGTCTGGAAGTGTTCACGCTGTTAGTCCTGTTTACGCCAACCTTCTGGCGCGAGTAA
- the murB gene encoding UDP-N-acetylmuramate dehydrogenase: MSSQSHSLKPFNTFNLNVQAKQIVIANTPEDLIAAWQETQQKDLPALLIGEGSNILFLEDFAGMAIINRLKGITIEEGEEAWHLHVGAGENWHRLVEHTLEIGVPGLENLAMIPGCVGSAPIQNIGAYGVELKNVCEYVDLLDLSSGSTLRLSAEECQFGYRDSVFKHHYQQGYAITAVGMRLPKKWIPVLTYGELSKLTPGSVTAQEIFDSVCRTRTSKLPAPEKVGNAGSFFKNPVVSAELAAKIVDLYPDMPLYPQANGSCKLAAGWLIDRCELKGFSIGGAAVHLQQALVLINQNQATGSDIVALAHEVRQRVGAKFNVWLEPEVRFVGAQGEKDAVGVIA, translated from the coding sequence ATGTCCAGCCAGTCCCACTCTTTAAAACCTTTCAACACCTTTAATCTCAATGTCCAGGCAAAACAGATTGTCATCGCGAATACGCCAGAAGATCTGATCGCAGCCTGGCAGGAAACACAGCAAAAAGATCTGCCGGCACTGCTGATTGGTGAAGGCAGCAATATTCTGTTTCTGGAAGATTTTGCAGGTATGGCAATCATTAACAGATTGAAGGGCATAACCATAGAGGAAGGGGAAGAGGCCTGGCATCTGCATGTAGGGGCTGGTGAAAACTGGCACCGGCTGGTAGAGCACACGCTGGAAATTGGCGTGCCGGGCCTGGAGAATCTCGCCATGATCCCAGGCTGTGTGGGTTCTGCCCCTATACAGAATATTGGCGCATATGGCGTGGAGCTGAAAAACGTCTGCGAATATGTCGATCTGCTGGATCTCTCCTCAGGCAGTACGCTACGCCTCAGTGCAGAAGAGTGCCAGTTTGGCTACCGCGACAGCGTATTTAAGCATCATTACCAACAGGGCTATGCCATTACTGCAGTAGGGATGAGACTGCCTAAAAAGTGGATCCCGGTATTAACGTATGGAGAACTGAGCAAATTAACGCCCGGTAGCGTTACAGCGCAGGAAATTTTCGATTCTGTCTGCCGTACCCGTACAAGTAAGCTACCCGCCCCTGAAAAAGTAGGAAACGCAGGGAGTTTTTTCAAAAACCCTGTAGTCAGCGCTGAACTGGCGGCGAAAATTGTCGATCTCTATCCCGATATGCCACTCTACCCGCAGGCTAATGGCAGCTGTAAATTGGCTGCAGGATGGCTGATTGACAGGTGTGAGCTTAAGGGGTTCAGCATTGGTGGCGCTGCTGTTCATCTTCAGCAGGCACTGGTATTGATTAATCAGAACCAGGCGACAGGCAGTGATATCGTGGCGCTGGCACATGAAGTGCGCCAGCGGGTAGGCGCTAAATTTAACGTATGGCTGGAGCCTGAGGTGCGTTTTGTTGGCGCTCAGGGAGAAAAGGATGCCGTTGGAGTTATTGCATGA
- the fre gene encoding NAD(P)H-flavin reductase, with protein MTTLSCKVTSVEAITDTVYRVRMVPEADFSFRAGQYLMVVMDERDKRPFSLASTPMEKDIIELHIGASDLNLYAMAVMERIQQQRKITVDIPHGDAWLREESERPLVLIAGGTGFSYVRSILLTALSQQPDRDIALYWGGRELKHLYDLEELEALAVKHPNLKIIPVVEQPEEGWQGRNGTVLTAVMNDYGSLDGHDIYIAGRFEMAKIARERFCAERGAKEEQMYGDAFAFI; from the coding sequence ATGACAACGTTAAGCTGCAAAGTGACCTCAGTAGAGGCGATTACCGATACTGTGTACCGAGTACGTATGGTGCCGGAGGCTGATTTCAGCTTCCGTGCTGGCCAGTATCTGATGGTGGTGATGGATGAGCGTGACAAACGTCCGTTCTCTCTGGCTTCTACCCCCATGGAGAAAGACATTATTGAGCTTCACATCGGCGCGTCCGATCTGAACCTGTATGCGATGGCCGTGATGGAGCGGATCCAGCAGCAGCGGAAGATAACCGTAGATATTCCGCACGGTGATGCCTGGTTACGTGAAGAGAGCGAGCGTCCTCTGGTGCTCATCGCCGGGGGAACCGGTTTCTCCTATGTCCGCTCTATCCTGTTGACGGCGCTTTCACAGCAGCCCGATCGCGACATCGCCTTGTACTGGGGTGGGCGTGAGTTGAAGCACTTGTATGATCTGGAAGAGCTGGAAGCGCTGGCGGTTAAGCATCCAAACCTGAAAATCATTCCGGTTGTTGAGCAGCCAGAAGAGGGTTGGCAGGGACGCAACGGTACGGTGCTCACCGCGGTGATGAATGATTACGGCAGCCTTGATGGCCATGATATCTATATTGCCGGCCGTTTCGAGATGGCGAAAATAGCCCGCGAGCGTTTTTGTGCAGAGCGTGGAGCTAAAGAAGAACAGATGTATGGCGATGCTTTTGCCTTTATCTGA
- the fadB gene encoding fatty acid oxidation complex subunit alpha FadB — protein MLYKGDTLTLDWLEPGIAELAFDAPGSVNKLDTQTVASLGEALTVLEQQPELKALLLSSRKPAFIVGADITEFLSLFAAPAEKLTQWLTFANAIFNRLEDLPVPTLSAVQGYALGGGCECVLATDFRIVTPDARIGLPETKLGIMPGFGGSVRLPRLLGADSALEIIAAGKDVDAERALALGLADAIVPAEKLQQAAIAILQEAIAGKQEWRARRQPKLEPLKLSKIEAAMSFTIAKSMVLQTAGKHYPAPLMAVKTIEAAANMCRDEALKLETSAFVPLARSSEARALVGIFLNDQAVKAKAKKLTKDIATPKQAAVLGAGIMGGGIACQSASKGVPVIMKDINPASLELGMKEAAKLLNKQLERGKIDGMKLAGIIATIEPTLDYAGFERAEMVVEAVVENPKVKAAVLAETESYLNPTAVLATNTSTIPVSQLATVLKRPENFCGMHFFNPVHRMPLVEVVRGEKTSEATLAKVVAWASKMGKTPIVVNDCPGFFVNRVLFPYFAGFSLLLRDGADFRQIDKVMEKQFGWPMGPAWLLDVVGIDTAHHAQTVMADGFPSRMKKDYRDAIDVLFDMKRYGQKNKLGFYRWETEGKSKKVADPEVDEMLQSVCQPRRVFSDEEIVSRMMIPMINEVVRCLEEGIIASPAEADMALVYGLGFPPFHGGAFRYLDTLGNARFVSQAQAFSQLGALYHCPEGLVEKANGSDSWYPQAAPIGEATLKMA, from the coding sequence ATGCTCTACAAAGGCGACACGCTAACACTGGACTGGCTGGAACCGGGCATCGCCGAGCTGGCCTTTGATGCGCCGGGCTCGGTCAACAAGCTGGACACGCAAACCGTTGCCAGTCTGGGGGAAGCGCTCACGGTACTGGAGCAGCAGCCTGAGCTGAAGGCGTTGCTGCTCAGTTCCCGGAAACCGGCATTTATCGTCGGCGCAGATATCACTGAGTTTCTCTCCTTATTTGCTGCCCCGGCTGAAAAACTTACGCAATGGCTGACGTTTGCCAATGCCATTTTCAACCGGCTTGAAGATCTGCCCGTTCCGACCTTATCGGCTGTTCAGGGCTATGCGCTGGGCGGCGGCTGTGAATGCGTGCTCGCCACCGATTTTCGTATTGTGACGCCGGATGCCCGCATCGGCCTGCCGGAAACCAAACTGGGGATTATGCCGGGCTTCGGAGGGTCGGTGCGCCTGCCCCGACTGCTGGGTGCCGACAGCGCGCTGGAAATTATTGCTGCAGGCAAGGATGTGGATGCAGAGCGGGCGCTGGCGCTGGGCCTGGCCGATGCTATTGTCCCGGCAGAAAAACTTCAGCAGGCAGCCATCGCCATCCTGCAGGAGGCGATAGCTGGCAAGCAGGAGTGGCGCGCCCGCCGTCAGCCGAAGCTGGAACCGCTGAAGCTCAGCAAAATTGAAGCGGCGATGAGTTTTACCATTGCCAAAAGTATGGTGCTGCAAACCGCAGGAAAACACTATCCCGCGCCGCTGATGGCGGTGAAAACCATCGAAGCTGCCGCAAATATGTGCCGCGACGAGGCGCTGAAGCTGGAAACCAGTGCCTTTGTGCCGCTGGCTCGTTCCAGTGAGGCGCGGGCGCTGGTCGGTATCTTCCTTAACGATCAGGCAGTCAAAGCCAAAGCGAAAAAACTCACCAAAGATATCGCCACGCCGAAACAGGCTGCCGTACTCGGCGCCGGGATTATGGGCGGCGGGATAGCCTGTCAGTCCGCCTCTAAAGGCGTGCCGGTGATAATGAAAGATATCAATCCAGCCTCGCTTGAACTGGGTATGAAAGAGGCAGCTAAATTACTGAACAAGCAGCTTGAACGGGGCAAAATCGACGGCATGAAGCTGGCCGGTATCATCGCCACTATTGAGCCAACGCTGGACTATGCCGGTTTTGAGCGGGCGGAGATGGTGGTGGAGGCCGTGGTTGAAAATCCAAAGGTAAAAGCAGCGGTGCTGGCGGAGACGGAAAGCTATCTCAACCCAACGGCCGTTCTGGCTACCAATACTTCAACTATTCCTGTCAGCCAGTTAGCCACTGTGCTGAAGCGTCCCGAAAATTTCTGCGGTATGCACTTCTTCAACCCGGTACATCGTATGCCGTTAGTGGAGGTGGTCCGGGGTGAAAAAACCTCAGAGGCGACGCTGGCAAAAGTGGTGGCCTGGGCCAGTAAGATGGGCAAAACACCGATCGTCGTTAACGACTGTCCCGGCTTTTTCGTCAACCGCGTGTTATTCCCCTATTTTGCCGGTTTCAGCCTGCTGCTGCGCGACGGCGCTGACTTCCGGCAGATTGATAAAGTGATGGAAAAACAGTTTGGCTGGCCAATGGGTCCGGCGTGGCTGCTGGACGTAGTCGGTATCGATACCGCTCATCATGCCCAGACGGTGATGGCCGACGGCTTTCCTTCCCGAATGAAGAAAGATTATCGTGACGCCATTGATGTGCTGTTCGATATGAAACGTTATGGCCAGAAAAATAAGCTGGGGTTTTATCGCTGGGAAACGGAGGGCAAGTCTAAAAAGGTAGCTGACCCGGAAGTTGATGAGATGCTGCAAAGCGTATGCCAGCCGAGGCGCGTTTTCAGCGATGAGGAAATTGTTTCCCGCATGATGATCCCGATGATCAATGAAGTGGTGCGCTGTCTGGAGGAGGGCATTATCGCCTCCCCTGCCGAAGCGGATATGGCGCTGGTCTACGGCCTGGGCTTCCCTCCTTTCCACGGCGGCGCGTTCCGCTATCTGGATACGCTGGGAAATGCCCGCTTCGTTAGTCAGGCACAAGCGTTCAGCCAGCTTGGTGCGCTCTACCACTGCCCAGAAGGATTGGTTGAAAAAGCGAACGGCAGCGACAGCTGGTACCCACAGGCCGCGCCAATTGGCGAAGCCACACTGAAAATGGCGTGA